A single region of the Biomaibacter acetigenes genome encodes:
- the recO gene encoding DNA repair protein RecO: MGLYRTDAIVLGHRNIGEADRILTLFSPVKGKIHAVARGVRRPRNHLLGGTQLFTYSNFLIMESRNLDNISQCEIKESFHKIRANLEHMAYGLYFAEMLRASTPIEDKNQELFRFFLKTLYFLQEWGDLELLSRIYEIKLMAIQGFAPEIFHCVSCGEKLSGKMRFSPALGGVLCAQCLKKDTKAVDVSREAVAALRIFIKKPYRELISLDLQENVKKQLKNALYPFILHHLDRKLKTIEFIDDINCLKVQTGMTGGK; this comes from the coding sequence ATGGGTCTTTACAGGACCGATGCCATAGTTTTGGGACACAGGAATATAGGGGAAGCGGACAGAATACTGACACTTTTTTCCCCCGTGAAGGGCAAGATTCACGCAGTGGCACGGGGGGTGCGCCGCCCGCGTAACCACTTGCTCGGTGGAACCCAGCTTTTCACCTATAGCAATTTCCTTATAATGGAAAGCCGAAACCTGGACAACATAAGCCAGTGCGAGATAAAGGAATCCTTTCACAAAATCAGGGCGAATCTGGAGCACATGGCTTACGGGCTGTATTTTGCGGAAATGCTCAGGGCTTCCACCCCCATAGAAGATAAAAACCAGGAGTTGTTCAGATTTTTTTTGAAGACCCTGTATTTCCTGCAGGAATGGGGTGACCTGGAACTGCTGAGCCGCATATACGAGATCAAACTTATGGCGATTCAGGGTTTTGCCCCCGAGATTTTCCACTGCGTAAGCTGCGGAGAAAAATTATCGGGAAAGATGCGGTTCAGCCCGGCCCTGGGAGGTGTGCTTTGCGCCCAATGCCTTAAAAAAGATACAAAAGCTGTGGATGTCAGCCGCGAAGCTGTGGCAGCGCTTCGAATCTTCATAAAAAAACCTTACAGGGAATTAATAAGCCTTGACTTACAGGAAAATGTAAAAAAACAGCTAAAAAACGCCTTGTACCCTTTTATACTTCACCACCTTGACCGGAAGCTCAAGACTATAGAATTCATTGATGATATCAACTGCCTCAAAGTCCAAACGGGGATGACTGGAGGAAAATAG
- a CDS encoding HD family phosphohydrolase yields MAVSSNLRQKKAHMTLLYNKLIRKMALGLFFFLALTALVYASILPQKYDLKVGDVAQEDIRARKDAINTVATRKLQQAAADSVSKKYILDHNITRESKDEITQIFDSIRQVRSRDYLDEQGKANALKRMIDKNLSEETYVQAVKMDNSSLRELETITKAILEKVMEGGVKEDSIDRAKAYIIEEFRNIKLPQEVKNMGEDIAFSAIKYNMVYDREATEKEQQEAMNAVEPVKIARNQILIEKGTTVTAEQRELLKELGLLVQDRRVNLSLLAGAMLMVAILEGILAVAIYFFHRGLYENELYLSLLALIILSTLVISIGIKAISNFLIPLAAGSMLISILINPFIAIISSFIMSIAVGIMLGNDFIFSVVAFLGAVAGVFCTVKVSQRVDLTKSGGIIGLVNFALIMGIGLLNNNPLWTTLRQSSWGIISGILSSVLTIGTLPFLESAFGITTSIKLLELSNPNQALLRKLMIDAPGTYHHSIIVGNLAEAAAEAVGADPLLARVGANYHDIGKLKRPYFFIENQFTSDNPHDKLNPTLSALIITSHVKDGLEIAREYRLPASIRDFIAQHHGTTLLSFFYNKATTGTDKKPDEASFRYEGPKPQTREVAIVMLADSAEAAVRSMSSPTSGKIDGLIRQIIKDKLADGQLDESDLTLKELDKIAGAFSRVLTGIFHTRIEYPDRLKELEGKQAKNA; encoded by the coding sequence GTGGCTGTCAGTAGCAACTTGCGCCAAAAGAAGGCCCACATGACATTACTTTATAATAAACTTATCAGGAAAATGGCACTAGGCCTGTTTTTCTTTTTGGCATTAACGGCTCTGGTATATGCCAGCATTCTGCCTCAGAAGTACGATTTAAAAGTGGGAGATGTGGCGCAGGAGGACATCAGGGCCCGGAAAGATGCCATAAACACCGTGGCCACCCGCAAGCTCCAGCAGGCTGCGGCTGATTCCGTATCCAAAAAATATATTCTCGACCACAATATTACCCGGGAATCCAAGGATGAGATAACACAAATTTTCGACAGCATAAGGCAGGTGCGCTCACGGGATTACCTCGATGAGCAGGGGAAAGCAAATGCCCTCAAGCGCATGATAGACAAAAACCTGTCTGAGGAAACTTATGTCCAGGCAGTAAAGATGGACAACTCCAGCCTGAGGGAACTGGAAACCATAACAAAGGCCATCCTGGAAAAGGTAATGGAAGGCGGGGTCAAGGAGGATTCTATTGACAGGGCCAAAGCCTATATCATCGAGGAATTCAGAAATATCAAGCTCCCCCAGGAAGTAAAAAACATGGGAGAAGATATAGCCTTTTCGGCAATCAAATACAATATGGTGTACGACAGAGAGGCCACCGAAAAAGAGCAACAGGAAGCCATGAATGCCGTGGAACCGGTAAAGATAGCCCGGAACCAAATATTGATTGAAAAGGGGACAACCGTTACCGCCGAACAGAGAGAACTGTTAAAAGAACTCGGGCTGCTGGTTCAGGATAGGCGTGTAAATTTAAGCCTTCTTGCAGGGGCTATGCTCATGGTGGCAATACTGGAAGGAATTCTTGCCGTTGCCATATACTTTTTTCACAGGGGCCTTTATGAAAATGAGTTGTATTTGAGCCTTCTGGCGCTCATCATTTTATCGACTCTTGTTATTTCTATTGGCATAAAGGCCATTTCAAATTTCCTTATACCCCTGGCTGCCGGTAGTATGCTCATATCCATTTTAATCAATCCCTTTATTGCCATCATTTCCAGCTTTATTATGAGCATAGCGGTGGGCATAATGCTGGGCAATGACTTTATTTTCTCCGTGGTGGCTTTTCTGGGCGCCGTGGCGGGAGTTTTTTGCACGGTAAAGGTATCCCAGAGGGTTGACCTGACCAAATCCGGAGGAATAATAGGACTGGTGAATTTTGCCCTCATTATGGGCATAGGGCTTTTGAACAACAATCCCCTCTGGACTACCTTAAGACAGAGTTCGTGGGGCATTATCAGCGGCATTCTATCATCGGTGCTGACCATAGGCACCCTTCCCTTTCTGGAAAGTGCCTTTGGCATAACCACTTCCATAAAACTACTGGAGCTGTCAAATCCAAACCAGGCGCTCCTGAGAAAACTGATGATAGATGCCCCCGGAACTTACCACCACTCCATCATAGTGGGCAATCTGGCGGAGGCCGCCGCAGAAGCTGTTGGGGCAGACCCGCTCCTGGCCAGGGTGGGAGCCAATTATCATGACATCGGAAAGCTTAAAAGGCCGTACTTTTTCATCGAAAATCAGTTTACTTCCGATAATCCCCATGACAAGCTCAACCCCACACTGAGCGCTCTGATTATAACTTCCCATGTAAAAGACGGCCTTGAAATTGCCCGGGAATACCGGCTTCCGGCAAGCATAAGGGATTTTATAGCCCAGCACCACGGCACCACCCTGCTTTCGTTCTTTTACAATAAAGCTACCACTGGTACGGATAAAAAGCCCGATGAGGCCAGCTTCCGCTACGAAGGGCCCAAACCCCAGACCAGGGAAGTGGCCATTGTAATGCTGGCAGATTCTGCCGAAGCCGCTGTCAGGTCCATGTCAAGCCCTACCTCCGGTAAAATCGACGGCCTGATCCGGCAGATTATAAAGGATAAACTGGCCGATGGACAGCTGGATGAAAGCGATCTGACGCTAAAAGAACTGGATAAAATTGCCGGAGCCTTTTCCAGGGTGCTGACAGGTATATTCCATACCCGCATAGAATATCCTGATAGATTGAAAGAATTGGAGGGAAAGCAAGCTAAAAATGCCTGA
- a CDS encoding stage II sporulation protein M translates to MEAIWGSFKGKNKYIVFAVFLFITGIVLGYLIFRYNPELVMKNIQNLLGNILKISRAMGKQNKLYITGLIFQNNIKALLFMMFGGVVFGLVPLLGILFNGFAVGMVMAMNFYHGRSLAFFLAAMLPHGILELPAIIIAAAFGLKMGAELIFPGNHSRIELLKQNLQNSVLALGILVPLLFIAAAVEAIITPYLAKNFI, encoded by the coding sequence ATGGAAGCTATATGGGGTTCGTTTAAAGGGAAGAATAAATATATTGTTTTTGCGGTATTTTTATTTATAACCGGCATTGTTCTGGGTTATTTAATATTCCGGTATAATCCCGAACTGGTCATGAAAAATATACAGAACCTGCTGGGCAATATTCTGAAGATAAGCAGGGCTATGGGTAAACAGAACAAACTCTACATCACCGGACTCATTTTCCAGAACAACATAAAGGCGCTGCTTTTTATGATGTTCGGTGGGGTGGTTTTCGGGCTGGTACCTCTCCTCGGCATTTTGTTCAATGGTTTTGCGGTGGGCATGGTGATGGCTATGAATTTTTACCACGGCAGGTCATTGGCCTTTTTCCTGGCGGCAATGCTCCCCCACGGCATACTGGAACTGCCGGCAATTATAATAGCCGCAGCCTTTGGCTTGAAGATGGGCGCTGAACTTATCTTTCCAGGAAACCACAGCCGCATCGAACTTTTAAAGCAGAACCTTCAAAACAGTGTACTGGCCTTAGGGATACTGGTTCCCCTGCTTTTCATAGCTGCCGCCGTTGAAGCCATCATAACACCATACCTTGCTAAAAATTTTATTTAA
- a CDS encoding DUF3048 domain-containing protein, translated as MLRNRWIVFALILLILFLQSGCGKKNVNTPAQNPTNAGEGPKQTVESSPPEPPESPKAVNPLTGLADMDVKYINQRPLAVMVENEYHARPQSGLDKASVVYEILAEGGITRFLALFLGEDIDEIGPIRSARPYFIDYAMEYNSIYIHYGASPQGYSDLKELKINDIDGIYDGVTFWRDSSRKEPHNAYSSTEKMLRTSEKRGYLKPVDLKVWDFNEQDAPPQGEALEKFKLTYFNNYSVSYTYDAAKKTYERYINGKPHTDRKTGEPIFVKNIIIQYVNARVIDKVGRLEMKTTGSGKAYYISDGFCEEIKWKKDSRSSRTVYTLTDGTELKINPGNTWIQVMPQWGKFEKGEEQ; from the coding sequence ATGCTGAGGAACCGTTGGATTGTATTTGCGCTGATTCTTTTAATATTATTCCTGCAGTCCGGCTGCGGCAAAAAAAATGTAAACACACCCGCTCAAAATCCCACCAATGCCGGCGAAGGTCCAAAACAAACCGTTGAAAGTTCTCCGCCGGAACCACCGGAATCCCCAAAAGCCGTAAATCCCCTTACCGGGCTGGCTGATATGGATGTGAAATACATAAATCAAAGGCCTCTGGCGGTCATGGTGGAAAACGAATATCACGCAAGGCCCCAGTCAGGCCTGGATAAGGCCAGTGTAGTATATGAAATCCTGGCTGAAGGCGGTATTACCCGGTTCCTGGCACTTTTTCTCGGTGAAGATATCGATGAGATAGGGCCCATAAGGAGTGCCCGACCATATTTCATAGATTATGCCATGGAATATAACAGCATATACATCCATTACGGTGCAAGCCCCCAGGGCTATTCTGACCTGAAGGAACTAAAAATCAATGACATCGACGGCATATATGACGGGGTGACCTTCTGGAGGGACAGCTCCCGCAAAGAGCCTCACAATGCCTACAGCAGCACGGAAAAGATGCTGAGGACCTCCGAAAAACGAGGCTATTTAAAACCGGTAGACCTCAAGGTATGGGACTTTAACGAGCAGGATGCCCCGCCTCAGGGTGAAGCCCTGGAAAAATTTAAACTAACATATTTTAACAACTATAGTGTAAGCTATACATATGATGCCGCAAAAAAGACATATGAGCGCTATATAAACGGCAAGCCCCATACAGATAGAAAAACCGGGGAGCCCATCTTCGTAAAAAATATAATTATCCAGTACGTTAATGCCAGAGTAATAGACAAGGTAGGCCGCCTGGAAATGAAGACTACGGGTTCCGGCAAAGCATATTACATAAGTGACGGATTCTGTGAAGAAATTAAGTGGAAAAAAGACTCCAGAAGCTCCAGGACAGTGTATACCCTGACAGATGGCACGGAACTCAAAATAAATCCGGGCAACACCTGGATCCAGGTTATGCCCCAGTGGGGTAAATTTGAGAAAGGAGAGGAACAATGA
- a CDS encoding PhoH family protein: MGKNLAEARVTVDDINSLAFLFGNRDENIRFIEEAFKVRVLTRDGNITILGDADNVESVQKLFNQLMEVIRGGNQLTSADVKYFAGLVKDGEGEKITDLYDDVICYTHRGKPIKPKTIGQKLYVQAIKRNDVVFGIGPAGTGKTYLAMAMAVTAFKEKEVNRIILTRPAVEAGEKLGFLPGDLQDKVDPYLRPLYDALYDILGVESFRRLMERGLIEVAPLAYMRGRTLDDSFIILDEAQNTTSEQMKMFLTRLGFGSKAVVTGDITQIDLPKGVFSGLEEVKQVLQDVKGVEFIFLDDKDVVRHEVVQRIIKAYEKFEEKRQQCGE; encoded by the coding sequence TTGGGGAAAAACCTCGCAGAAGCACGAGTGACGGTAGATGATATTAACAGCCTGGCATTTTTGTTTGGAAACAGGGACGAGAACATAAGATTCATAGAAGAGGCATTCAAGGTCAGAGTTCTGACCCGGGATGGCAATATAACCATTTTAGGCGACGCGGATAATGTGGAGTCGGTTCAAAAGCTATTTAACCAGTTGATGGAAGTTATAAGAGGAGGCAACCAGTTGACTTCAGCGGATGTAAAATATTTTGCAGGCCTCGTAAAAGACGGCGAAGGGGAAAAAATCACAGACTTATATGATGATGTCATTTGCTATACACACCGGGGTAAACCTATAAAACCCAAAACTATCGGCCAGAAGCTGTATGTGCAGGCCATCAAACGCAATGATGTGGTCTTTGGCATAGGGCCTGCCGGCACCGGGAAGACATATCTTGCTATGGCCATGGCGGTGACAGCCTTCAAGGAAAAAGAAGTGAACAGAATCATCCTGACCAGGCCGGCGGTAGAAGCAGGAGAAAAGCTTGGTTTCCTGCCCGGCGACCTGCAGGATAAGGTGGATCCATATCTTCGGCCGCTTTATGATGCCCTTTATGACATTCTTGGAGTGGAGTCTTTCCGACGCCTTATGGAAAGAGGCCTGATTGAAGTGGCTCCTCTGGCGTATATGAGGGGAAGGACTTTAGACGATTCCTTTATCATCCTGGATGAAGCTCAGAATACAACTTCCGAACAGATGAAAATGTTTCTTACCAGGTTAGGGTTTGGTTCCAAGGCGGTGGTCACCGGGGATATAACCCAGATCGATTTACCAAAGGGGGTCTTCTCCGGCCTGGAAGAAGTAAAACAGGTGCTGCAAGATGTCAAGGGCGTCGAATTCATATTCCTCGATGACAAAGATGTAGTGCGCCATGAAGTGGTACAGAGAATCATAAAGGCCTACGAGAAGTTTGAAGAAAAGCGCCAGCAATGCGGGGAGTGA
- a CDS encoding diacylglycerol kinase has product MKKSRTLLESFKYAVSGTIYSFKTQRNIRIHFLTAITVLLVSPFFNFGAIELLIIFFTIALVIITEMINTAIETTVDLVTEKYHPLAEIAKNVAAGAVLISALNAVVVGYLIFIKDCITSPGFFFSGSGMRRSISSLWVL; this is encoded by the coding sequence ATGAAAAAATCAAGAACTCTTCTCGAAAGCTTCAAGTACGCAGTTTCGGGCACAATTTACTCTTTTAAAACCCAGCGGAATATAAGGATACACTTTTTGACTGCGATAACGGTGCTTCTTGTCAGCCCCTTTTTTAATTTCGGCGCCATTGAACTTTTAATAATATTCTTTACCATAGCTCTGGTAATAATAACGGAAATGATCAACACAGCCATTGAAACCACCGTTGACCTGGTGACGGAAAAATACCACCCGCTGGCGGAAATAGCCAAAAATGTGGCGGCCGGTGCGGTATTGATATCGGCTTTGAACGCCGTTGTGGTGGGATACCTTATTTTTATAAAAGACTGTATTACTTCACCAGGTTTTTTCTTTTCAGGGTCTGGAATGCGCCGCAGCATATCTTCTTTGTGGGTTTTATAA
- the cdd gene encoding cytidine deaminase, whose product MKISPDILVREAMEAREKAYAPYSNFKVGAAVLTESGRIYRGCNIENASYGLTICAERVAIFKAVSEGEKIKAIAVTSSGGQDITLPCGACRQVIQELCPGADLLLADSEGNFKTYKISDLLPMPFKL is encoded by the coding sequence ATGAAAATCTCACCGGATATTCTTGTAAGAGAAGCCATGGAAGCCCGGGAGAAAGCGTATGCACCTTACTCCAACTTCAAGGTAGGGGCCGCCGTCCTGACTGAATCCGGCAGGATTTACCGGGGGTGCAATATAGAAAACGCTTCCTACGGCCTTACCATATGCGCCGAGAGAGTGGCTATTTTCAAAGCAGTTTCCGAGGGCGAAAAAATAAAGGCTATAGCGGTTACTAGCAGCGGCGGCCAGGACATAACACTGCCTTGCGGAGCCTGCAGGCAGGTAATACAGGAACTCTGTCCCGGTGCGGACCTTTTGCTGGCAGACAGTGAGGGCAACTTCAAGACCTATAAAATCAGCGACCTCCTGCCGATGCCTTTCAAATTGTAA
- the ybeY gene encoding rRNA maturation RNase YbeY, translating to MPEIIISSWQGKIDISADFEQLLTDILKFALAREQVPQDAEVSVVLVDDAYIRELNRQYRAKDTHTDVLSFAMRESVPEEKAIEGDPGAEQLLGDIVISVERAREQAEEYGHSFERELGYLAVHGVLHLLGYDHEKEEDRKIMRQKEEEILKAFDLTRGAI from the coding sequence ATGCCTGAAATAATTATCAGCAGCTGGCAGGGGAAAATCGATATTAGCGCTGACTTTGAACAATTGCTTACGGATATTTTAAAATTTGCGCTGGCAAGGGAACAGGTCCCGCAGGATGCGGAAGTGAGCGTTGTATTGGTGGACGATGCCTATATCAGGGAACTGAACCGGCAATACAGGGCAAAAGACACACACACTGATGTGCTTTCCTTCGCCATGAGGGAAAGCGTTCCTGAAGAGAAGGCCATTGAAGGAGACCCCGGGGCCGAACAACTCCTTGGGGATATAGTGATTTCGGTGGAAAGGGCCAGAGAGCAGGCAGAAGAATATGGCCACTCCTTCGAGAGGGAATTGGGTTACCTGGCGGTTCACGGGGTGCTGCACCTCCTGGGATATGACCATGAAAAAGAGGAAGACAGGAAAATCATGCGACAAAAGGAAGAAGAAATTTTAAAGGCCTTTGACCTGACAAGAGGGGCAATTTGA